GACTTGGAATATTTTCCTCACCAACACGAACCTTAAGTTGTTTAATTGTTAATTCTCGTTATTTTTTTATGTAACTTTGCTTAACAATTAACCGCTTTTCTCTGAGTCATAAACTCATTTAAAGCGAACGGTTCGCACCAAGCCGATACCACCACGATCATAGATTTCTCGAAACTGTTCAATGGCATTGAGACTGAGACGTTCTGTTTCATCAACGATAATAAGCTTACAACGATCTTTCACTGCATAAGTAGGTGTGTCTAGTTGACCTGGAACGGAAAATTCTTCAATTAAGCGTCCTAATTCAACCCGCATACTTCTAATATTTTCACGAACTAAACGGGGAGGGCTAGAAACAGAAGCGGTATAGAGTAAAGTGCTGCAATCTCTAATCTCTGGGAACAAAGGTGCATAGGGAAGGTGAGGTTGAAGCCGTTGTTCTAGAAAAAACCACTGGGTATAATAGCGAGCTTACAGTGTTTTTCCCACACCAGGAGAACCATAACACAAGCCAATGTATTCTTTTCGCAGACAAGCATCACAGAATTCAGCAAATCGCCTATATTCTTTAGTAACAATGAACGATTTCTGTTCGGAAAATGCTTTGGTATCGTCGATAGAATCAAAGTTATTCATTAAAATATAGTTTCAACTTGTGCTTGGGGGGTTGACTGTTCTCGGTTGTTTGTGATGTTTCTAGAGGATAATTAGTAATCGGAGACTTCTTGGGATTTCCCATTAAGGCATCAACAATAGATACCCTGTCTTTAATCTGCTGTTTGAGTTGTTTGCGTCTTTGATTGCGAGCAGCCTTAATTTCTTTGAGGGTTACGGTTTGAGTAGACAAATCAGGACAGATAGCGCGACAGAGAAATTTATTTTGATAGTAAACTCTGATTTCTGTCATATCTCTGGGGTCATAACGAATGCTGATATCTTCGCCGATATAGTTTGCTAGTAAAGGATCTGTATATCTCAAGCCCTGAAATTTAATACCATCTCTTTGAATGCGTCTCGTATCTTTAATAGTCAACAACAGCAGATCTAATTTTTCTAATGATTCTGGTAGTTGGGGTAGAAACCCCTTGCTATTCCAACGTTTGCCTGGAGCTTCTTTTGTCTGACTATGTTCTGCTTGATGATACTCAATGAGAAATCTTTCAAATTCGGAATCAAGCTGATTAAAATTCAGAATTGGATTAGGCGATTTGTGTCCAGGTGGTGCATACCCAGGCAATTTGGCTAACAGTAGTTGATTGACAGTTCTGAAAAAACGTTCAATCTTACCTCTACCTCTGGGTTCGCCAATAGTAGAGAATATCAGTTGGATTTTCAGATCTAAACAGACTTGCGAACTATGGTGAGAAGTAAAATCACTGCCCTGATCTGTGTAGAGTATTTCGGGAATACCACAGATATGCCAAGCAGGATTGTTTTTACGCCAAATGCTCTGTTTTAGAGCCAATGCTGTTTGTAAAGCAGAGGGAGCATCAAAGGAAATATAGTATCCTGCGATCGCTCTACTATAATCGTCCATAATGATGGTAAGCCAAGGTCTTACTGGCTGTTCTTTTTCATCAAATATCCAGATATCTAGCAGAGTATGATCTGCTTGCCAGATAGCATTGGATTCCTTTGCATTATGGCGATGAAGTAAATCAAAGGCTTGTTTGTAGGCTTTTGTTCCTTCGTGTGCTAGTGTCATTAAAGCTGGGTCTAGATTGCGGATAATTCCATATACTGTCTCGTAAGAAGGAGGGGTAATTTCTGAACGAATGCACCAATCATTGACTCGACGATGAATAGTAGCTTTGCTCATGGCTGGTTTTTGTAAAGCCAATCCTTCAATCACTTTTTGAACCTCAGCATTTACAATTTTATGAGTACCGTTATCTTTGCGTTTACTACGGCATAATCCTGCTAAACCTGACTGTTTATAATTTGCCACCCAACGTTGGGCAGTCCTCAAGGGAATACCAGCATCGGAGATTGTTCGACTGAGAGGAATAGCATCTTCAAGATGAGGGCGTAATATCTGATAACGTTCCCAGGCTATTGCCCTTGAGCTTTCTGGTAACTCGTTAAGGTTGGGTAATAGATCACTCAATGAATCAGACATTTGATAAACGATAAATGGTGGAACGGTCTACATTGAAGGTTTTAGCTAACTCGGTAGCTGACTTACCTTCTTCTCTCAATTTGAGAATTAATTCTTTTTGTTCGCGAGACAGTTTTTTCGGACGACCAAATCTGACCCCTCTCTTCATTGCAGCTTTTCGCCCCACACTGGTACGTTCTCGAATTAAATCTCGTTCAAACTCGGCTATACCTGCAAAGACGGTCATAATCATTTTCCCTGCATGAGAAGTGGTATCTGCCCAAGGTTCTCCCAAAGAATAGAAGGCTACCTTTTTCTCTCGTAGAGTTTCAACAATTTCTAGCAGATGGTGAGTTGAGCGAGCCAAGCGATCTAATTTACAAACTACCAAAGTGTCAGATGCGCGAATCTGACTCAGCAACTTCTCTAATTCAGGACAAGTTTTTTTAGCTCCTGAAATTTTTTCTTCAAAAATATCTTCGCAGCCATTCTCTTTGAGTAAAGAAATCTGATTTGAGAGATTTTGGTCATTTGTACTAACGCGAGCGTAGCCGATTTTCAATTTTCAACCCTCAGTCCAAAATTTTGTCGCAAAACATAGTGCATAAATCATATACTTTTGCTACTAACATTTGCAACAGCTAAAATTCAACAAAACCGCGATCGCGAATTGCGTCGCAAAAGTTGAAACTTTTGCGACGCGCAGCTAGCCCTAAAGGATACCGCTTCGCATATGCTTTAGTGCCACACTCAAATCAAAAACAACCAATAACAGTTAATTTGTATTGCGCCAAATATCTCTAAAGAATTTACGCCACTAATGTCTGAAAGTTACAGCTACTTATAAGC
Above is a genomic segment from Coleofasciculaceae cyanobacterium containing:
- a CDS encoding Mu transposase C-terminal domain-containing protein is translated as MSDSLSDLLPNLNELPESSRAIAWERYQILRPHLEDAIPLSRTISDAGIPLRTAQRWVANYKQSGLAGLCRSKRKDNGTHKIVNAEVQKVIEGLALQKPAMSKATIHRRVNDWCIRSEITPPSYETVYGIIRNLDPALMTLAHEGTKAYKQAFDLLHRHNAKESNAIWQADHTLLDIWIFDEKEQPVRPWLTIIMDDYSRAIAGYYISFDAPSALQTALALKQSIWRKNNPAWHICGIPEILYTDQGSDFTSHHSSQVCLDLKIQLIFSTIGEPRGRGKIERFFRTVNQLLLAKLPGYAPPGHKSPNPILNFNQLDSEFERFLIEYHQAEHSQTKEAPGKRWNSKGFLPQLPESLEKLDLLLLTIKDTRRIQRDGIKFQGLRYTDPLLANYIGEDISIRYDPRDMTEIRVYYQNKFLCRAICPDLSTQTVTLKEIKAARNQRRKQLKQQIKDRVSIVDALMGNPKKSPITNYPLETSQTTENSQPPKHKLKLYFNE
- a CDS encoding recombinase family protein, producing MKIGYARVSTNDQNLSNQISLLKENGCEDIFEEKISGAKKTCPELEKLLSQIRASDTLVVCKLDRLARSTHHLLEIVETLREKKVAFYSLGEPWADTTSHAGKMIMTVFAGIAEFERDLIRERTSVGRKAAMKRGVRFGRPKKLSREQKELILKLREEGKSATELAKTFNVDRSTIYRLSNV